The following are from one region of the Anguilla rostrata isolate EN2019 chromosome 7, ASM1855537v3, whole genome shotgun sequence genome:
- the mical3b gene encoding protein-methionine sulfoxide oxidase mical3b isoform X4 — MGDGGVATGGGNQSHVLFDRFTQATTCKGTLKAFQELCDFLDLRPTDSRIFYHKLKSRLNYWKAKALWAKLDKRACHKEYKKGRACANSKCLIIGAGPCGLRTAIELAFLGAKVVLLEKRDAFSRNNVLHLWPFTIQDLRGLGAKKFYGKFCAGAIDHISIRQLQLILLKMALLLGIEVHVNVEFKKLVEPPEDQENERIGWRAEVLPQTHPVNEFEFDVIIGADGRRNTLPGFRRKEFRGKLAIAITANFINRHTSAEAKVEEISGVAFIFNQKFFQDLREATGVDLENIVYYKDDTHYFVMTAKKQSLLEKGVILHDSTETANASLSPPAGLRGHRAAALARERGPGGPALLRLRGGRLLHQPPAALAGLRHQPLRPAGRGHVRLHLHVRLGERRPGAPAQRAPAAAHPGGGQPAGAVLAHGHWDCTWVSGSDGLSLDGAELGAGEGCAGRPL, encoded by the exons ATGGGGGATGGGGGCGTGGCCACTGGAGGAGGGAACCAATCCCACGTCCTGTTTGACCGCTTCACCCAGGCGACCACCTGTAAGGGCACGTTGAAGGCCTTTCAGGAGCTCTGTGACTTCCTGGACCTCCGGCCTACTGACTCCCGCATCTTCTACCACAAGCTCAAGTCTCGGCTCAACTACTGGAAGGCCAAGGCCCTGTGGGCCAAGCTAGACAAGAGGGCATGCCACAAGGAATACAAGAAAGGCCGCGCATGTGCCAACTCCAAG TGTCTGATCATCGGGGCGGGGCCATGCGGGCTGCGTACGGCCATCGAGCTGGCCTTCCTGGGGGCCAAGGTGGTGCTGCTGGAGAAACGCGATGCCTTTTCCCGGAACAACGTGCTCCACCTCTGGCCCTTCACCATCCAGGACCTGCGCGGCCTCGGCGCCAAGAAGTTCTACGGGAAGTTCTGCGCTGGAGCCATCGACCACATCA GTATTCGGCAGCTGCAGCTTATCCTGCTGAAGATGGCTTTGCTCTTGGGCATCGAGGTCCACGTTAATGTGGAGTTCAAGAAGCTGGTGGAGCCGCCTGAGGACCAGGAGAATGAGA ggatTGGGTGGCGGGCGGAAGTTCTTCCCCAGACGCATCCGGTCAATGAGTTTGAGTTTGACGTCATCATTGGAGCAGATGGCCGGAGGAACACTCTGCCAG GATTCCGCAGGAAGGAGTTCCGGGGCAAACTGGCCATCGCCATAACAGCCAACTTCATCAACCGGCACACTTCGGCCGAGGCCAAGGTGGAGGAGATCAGCGGCGTGGCCTTCATCTTCAACCAGAAGTTCTTCCAGGACCTGCGGGAAGCCACAG GTGTCGACCTGGAGAACATTGTGTACTACAAGGATGACACGCACTACTTTGTGATGACGGCGAAGAAACAGAGCCTTCTAGAGAAGGGGGTCATCCTGCAT GACTCCACAGAAACTGCTAATgcctctctgtcgccccctgcaggactaCGGGGACACAGAGCGGCTGCTCTCGCGCGGGAACGTGGACCAGGCGGCCCTGCTCTCTTACGCCTGCGAGGCGGCCGACTTCTCCACCAACCACCAGCTGCCCTCGCTGGACTTCGCCATCAACCACTACGGCCAGCCGGACGTGGCCATGTTCGACTTCACCTGCATGTACGCCTCGGAGAACGCCGCCCTGGTGCGCCAGCGCAACGGGCACCAGCTGCTGCTCACCCTGGTGGGGGAcagcctgctggag